CGCAGGTTTTAAATGCTATCGTGATACTGTGTTAAAAACTATTGACCTCGACAAAATTCGCTTTGTAGGTTATGCTTTTCAAGTTGAAATGAAGTTTACAACATGGAAATATGGGTTTCAAATAGAAGAAGTTCCTATTATCTTTACCGATAGAACCAAAGGAGAGTCCAAAATGTCGGCTAATATATTTAAAGAAGCTGTATTAGGAGTGATTCAAATGAAGTTTACGAGCTTGTTTAAGAAATATAAGAAAGTTGATGCCAATTCCTCAAAAAAAAAGGTTCTTGAAGTCAACTAAATAAATCCTAGAAATGGACTATAACCATATCAAAGCCATTCATATTATTTTTGTGGTTAGCTGGTTTGCTGGCTTGTTTTATTTGCCAAGGCTGTTTGTGTATCATACCGAAGCCAACGATAAGCCCGATTTAGAAAGAAAAATTATTCAAGAGCAGTTTCAAAAAATGGAAAAAATCTTGTTTAATGCAATTATGATTCCAGCGATGTGGCTAACATTGTTAACGGGTGCTACAATGGTATATTGGTCTTGGTGGGATACCTTTTCGGTACACGGGTGGTTGCACCTTAAATTGGGGTTTGTGGCGGTATTGCTGTTATATCACTTGGTATGTAGGCAAATTATCAAGGAATTGCGAGTAAACAAATTTAGATTTACTGGATTTCAGTTACGCTTGTATAATGAAATAGCTACTATTTTGTTATTTGCTATAGTGTTTTTGGTAGTCCTAAAAAATACGGTAGATTGGCTTTGGGGAATAGCGGGATTAATGATTTTTGCGGTACTAATTATGTCGGCGGTAAAAATAGTAAAGTCTATTCGTGAAAAGAAAAAAGCATAACGATACAATCATCAAAAAAGGGTAAAATCTACTGTAGATTTTACCCTTTTTGCTTTATTTCAAAACCCCAACTTTACCAGCATTTCGTGCAAAAATCATCATTCTTGATTGATTACCTGTTTTTACGACAATCAGATCCCGAACATCGCCATTGAGCATAAAGCCGGAAGTTTGATAAGGAATAGGTCTAAACAACCCTTTGCCATTACCCAAAAGAACGGCTCCCATTGAGGCATCGTTGCGGCCTAACTGTACACGCCAAGGATAAAAATTACCTCCAAGGAGTATATCTTTTTTGCCATCCTTATCAAAATCTTCAATTACGATACTTGATACCAGCGATATTTGTGCTGCTAATGGCAAGGCTTTGGCTACAAATTGTCCATTACCTGTATTTTCAAAATAGGTAGAGTTTAATGTGTTTATTTTGAGGGTTTTAGCATCTTTGAGTTGTTCTGGTGAAAGAAGTTCGTTTAATGTAGCCTCAGCGTAATCTTTATATTTCAAAAACTTTTTCCTAACAGAAGGAAATTGATTGGCCAGTTCGTCGAGAGAAGCTAGCGGATAACTTTTTCCCTGAATATAATAGCAAATTAAGGGTTCGATAGTGCCATTCTGGTCAAAATCGCCATAACAAAGACTAATCGGCTCTTTTTCGGAAGCTCGGAACTGCGTATTTTGTCCCAAATTTCCTGCAATGATGTCCAAGTCGCCATCGTTGTCCATATCTTCGACAACTACTTTTGCCCAAAAACCATTGGTATTATTCATGCCATATTTTGTGGTAGCATTCATCAACTGCCCTCGGTGGTTTTCGTAAATAGTAATAGGCATAAATTCGCCTGCAATAACCAAATCTAGCCAACCGTCGTGGTTGAGGTCTACCCAAGCTGCAGTATTTACAATACCTGGTCGGCGTAAGGTAGTTTCTTTTTGCTCAGAGGCATATTGGAACGTTACTTTTCCATTTTTACTCTCATTTCTCAATAAATAACAAAAATCGGCTTCAGGAAAGCTGTTGGGCATCGAGCGTCCTCCAATAAAAATATCAATATCGCCATCTTTGTCATAGTCGGCAGTGGCAATACAGCTACCATTGCTAGTTAGGTCGGGCAGAGCATCATTGTTTTTTGTAAATACCCCTTGTCCATTATTAATAAATAGGTGGTCTTGATATACTTTGTCGTGAGCCGCAAATTCAGTGCCTCCTCGTACAACAAATAGGTCTAAATCGCCATCGTTATCGGCATCGAAAAATGCTACGCCCATATCTTTACTAAGAGTTTGACTAGTCCAAGGCTGTGAGGTTGCCTTTTGAAATTGTCCATTGCCTTTCTGGATATACAACTCGCCTGCCTGTACCTGATTTCCTCCCACAAAAATATCTTCTAGGCCATCGCCATTGACATCGCCTTTTGCTAAAAAAGGCCCTATTTTAGATACCTGATAGGGCAAAAGAGATTGATGCTTAAAGTCGACATAAGGTACTTCTTGATGGATATAAGGTATGTTAGACAGCAAACTGAAGTCAGACAATAAAGGCCGTGTTGGCAGAGCCGGAACTGCTAGGAGGTGTTTGGCCGTATTACTATGAACCGTTAATAAAGTGTCAGCTTTGAGGTTGTATAGTTCGGTTGTTTGGCCATTTACCCAGCGAATTTGCAACGATTTTACAATAGAATCTTGGCCCAAACCAAAATGTAAAGAAGGTTCTACACTACTCTGAAAACCATGAGAAGGGTAAAGTTCCTGCATTTGGGATGAATGAGCTGTTTTCAAAATAACTTTTGCTCCCAATGCAAAATGGTTCAGACCAGTGTCTCTTAGGTTTATCGTCAAATAGTGATTTTTGGCTATTTGCCTGCTTTTATTTTCAAATAGCATAGCAGGAGCATTGCTATTATTCACAATTAGGTCTAAATCGCCATCGTTATCTAAATCAGCGTATGCGGCACCAGTACTAATGGAGGGTTCGGAAAGCCCCCATTTTTCGGTAATATTCTGAAAAGCAAGGCCATTGCTAGTATTTTTATTCAAAAAACAATAGTTGCTTACTTTGGTACTGGACATTTCCTGAATCAGTTTCCAAGTGTTTAGTTTTTGCCCTAAAGCACGAGCTTTGTCAGATTCTTCCTGATAAGTGTATTTCAGAAAATCCATATTGGTGAAATCACGGAGGTAGCCATTGGTAATATAAAGGTCTTTATAGCCATCGTTATCCAAATCGCAAGCCAGCGGACTCCAGCTCCAGTCGGTGTTGGAGATACCCGCCAACTGCCCAATTTCACTAAACTGAGGAATACCTTCGGTATTATTGCCAACATTCAGTTGTAACATATTACGCATATTTTGGTGATGAAAGCCACTATCAACCAATAATTGGTAATTGTCGTATTCGTCGGGGCCTTTCAGCAATTTCTGTCTGCGATTGTCTTCAGGAAGCATATCTAACGAAACAATATCGGCTTGTTGATCATTGTTAAAATCAACAATATCTGACCCCATCGAAAACTTAGAGATATGTCCGATACTTTTTTTGAGTATTTCGGCAAAATGTCCATTTTTGAGATTTAGGTATAAAAAATCTTGCTCGTTATAATCGTTTGTTACGTAAAGGTCTGGCCAATCGTCGTTATTGATGTCGCCAATAGCCACACTCAACCCAAAGTTCAAACCACTGCCATTGATACCCGCTTCGTCGCTAATATCGTTAAAATATCCATTGTCGTTTCGGTAGAGCCTATTGCCAAACTGAGGGTGTCGTGTTTTGCGGAGCCGTTCGGTATTGAAAAAAGCATTATAAAACATTTCGGCATGATTGACCATAAACATATCGAGGTCGCCATCTTTGTCCATATCGAAAAAAGCTACCTGAGTTGTAAAAGTGCCTACGGCATCGAGCCCATATTGGGCAGCACTTTCTACAAAAACTGGGACACCATTTTTGTTGCCAGTATTGATATATAATTCATTGCTGCGTTCTTCTTTTGTTCCAGAGCCAGAATAACAAACATAAATATCCAGTTTGCCATCGGCATTGATATCTACCATACTTACGCCCGTTTTCCATTTTTTTCGGCCAGCTACACCAGCTACATCAGTAATATCTTCAAACTGAAAAGCTACCTTGTCGGATTTACCCTTATTGAGATACAGCTTATTGAAAACCATATTACCCGAAAAATAAATATCGGGCAAACCATCATTGTTGACGTCGCCCACTGCCACACCGCCACCATTGTATAGATATTGGTATTCTAGAATATTTAATTGTTCATTTTCTTGAATATCATTGACAAATGTTATTCCAGAGTCGGTGGGTTTGACCAAATGAAAAAGGGTTTCATCCGATGAAGGCTTGCAAGCATAGCAAAGAAAAAGTACTGTAAAAAGGGTTAATCGCTGTATCATTATAGAAAGCCTTGATATGGTAAAGAGGCTATTAAGTATTTCTTAATAACCTCTTTACTAGATTCAACTATACAAAAACTATTTTATTGGGCACAAAGTGATTTTAGACAACTGATTTAAAGTAAATTAGTAATTAGGTATTTGATTATCAAGCATTTAGTTACTTAAAATATTTCGGTTGTCTTTTTGAGCCTATATCATTCCAATTACCATCCTGCGATTTGTTTTGCGGCAGGGTTTTTATCAATTTCAGCTTGAGGAATAGGCAAAACGTATAACTTAGCAGGGAAACCTCTTGTTTCAAAAGCATAACGTGTATAGGTAATTGTATTGCCCGACTTAGTCATTTTCATCCCATATAAAGGGCCGTTGAGTAAAGATTCTGCTATTTTCCATCTACGGATATCGAAGAAACGGTGTTCTTCAAAGGCCAATTCTATTCTACGTTCATTTCTGATTTTTGCACGCATTTGGTCTTTAGAAAGCCCTGTTACTAAATCAGGTATTCCAGCTCTTTTTCTGATAGCATTAATGGCACTGTACACCGTTGCATCTGGGCCAGAGGCTTCGTTTTTGGCTTCGGCATAGTTTAATAAAACTTCGGCATACCGAAGGAAAATCCAATCTTGGTCACTACTTTTTGTATAAAGTACGTATTGTTCTTCATGAAATTTACGAAGTATATAACCTGTTTTGGTGTCTTCGGCTCTACCTGTTACATCGGCACCGCCAGCAAATAGCTCTATAACACGTCCACGGAAAGTAGAACCATTGTGTACAACTGTTGCTTCAAAACGAGGGTCGAGGTTGGCATAAGGCTCGGTAGCTTTGTACAAAGGAGACTCAGCCTGTGGCTTTCCATCAATCATATCATAAGAATCAACAAAGTTTTGAGTAGGAACATTACCTCCCCATCCTGCATCGCTACCACCTCTGATAGAAGGGGGCGAATTGACAACATCGAATCCATTATTTAAGCCAAAATGAACTTTGTCTGGGGCTTGGAATTTTTTGGCAAAAACGATTTCGTTATTGTTTTTGGTTAAAAACAATGTTCTATAATCATTGAATAACGTATAATCAGTATTAATAACCTTATTGGCAGCATCGGCTGCTGCCTGCCAACGTCCAGCATATAGCAAGACACGGCTTTTTAGAGCATTTGCTGCTCCTGAAGTTGCTCGTCCAGCTTCAATGGCCCCTTTTTTAGGAAGTAGCGAAGCCGCTTTGTCGAGGTCGGCGATAATAAAATTGACTACTTCATCATAGCTTGCACGAGGTAGCTGAAAATTATCGTTGAGCGTCAGACTTTTGCTAATAAGCGGTACACCTGTAGGCTCGCTACCCGTTGAGGGCATTCCGTAGAGCCTCAGAAGTTCATGATAAATAAATCCTCGAAGAAAGTAGGTTTCACCCAATAAACGATTTCTAAGAGCCTCATCTTTTAGGCTATTAAGGTTTTCAAGAGCAATATTAGTTTTTCTTACTAAACTATAGTAATCGCCCCATGTTTCGCCCCAAGGTACATTAGAAGGCAAAAAATTACCCGTTTGTAGCTCATTTGAGTGAGTCCAAGGCATACCAACGTCGCCATCGTCTGAGGCTCCATCAAGCAAATAAAGTCCTTTGGCCCATCCTTGATAGTTACGGTCGAAACCCGAAGGCATTTGGCCATAAATAGCATTAACAAATTGAACAGCTCCTTGAGGGTCGGTCCATACGGTTTGGCCTGTAAGAGAATCTTTAGGCAGTTGGTCGAGAATATCAGTACAGCTCAAAAACGTTGTTGTACACATAAGTGCACATCCAAATCGCATTAGTTTATATATAATTTTGTTCATTTTAGTGATTGTTAAAATTTAAAGTTTACACCAGCATTCCAAATTCTAAATTGGGGATAGTCCCATCCTCTACCACTGGCATTTTCAGGGTCATAATTTTGGATTTTTGACCATGTCGCTACGTTATTAGCATTTACATAAATACGCATTCCCTTAATAAAACCCCCTAATTTTAGGGCATCTACAGGGAGGTTATAGGCTAATTCTATATTTTTGAGACGCAAATAAGACGCATCTCTCATCCAAAAAGAAGAACCAGCATGATTAAGGTTGGTTGGGTCAATCAAAACACGAGGCTCGCTAGCATTAGGGTTTGATGGAGTCCAGCGGTCTAAGTTTGCTTTCAATGCACCTGAGCCTACAAAGAACGGCCAAGCCCCTTCTCCTTCATAGTATTGGTTGACATTGGTAGCCCCCTGAAACAAGAAAGTGAAATCAAAGTTTTTGTAGTGTAAGCTTCCGTTAAAACCAAAGATAATTTCCGGCGTATTTGATTTTCCGATAGCCACTCTATCAAGATCATTGATTATACCATCTTTGTTAATATCTTCATAGCGAATATCGCCAGGGCCAGTATTGCCGAGTTGCTTAGGGGCAGCGTCTACTTCCTGCTGAGACTGGAATAATCCGATTGCTCTGTAGCCATATTGTGTATTGAGCGATAAGCCTGTTCTTCTGATATTTGGGTTGACAGAAGCCGCTTCATCAATAAAGACAATTTCATTTTTGGCATACGTCAAATTGGCACTCATCGAATATCGTAAATCTCTTGTAAGCCTATTGGTATGGCCAAGTGTAACTTCTACTCCTTTGTTGTTTACTTTGGCTAAGTTTTCGACAGGTAAGCCAATACCAAGAAGGCTTGGTACAGAAAGGTTTCTTGAAGCAAGAATATCACTTCTTTTGTCGAAAAAGTAATCTACAACGGCTGTAAGTTTTCCTTTCAAGAAAGTAGCATCGATGCCTACATTAAGTTTTTTGACCGTTTCCCAAGTTACATCGGGGTTCGATAACCTACCTTCAACAATAGCTGGTTGTATATTGGCATTACCAAAAACTGCCGAACCACTTACATAATATGATTGCAAATACAAGAAACGTTGGTCGCCTAGTCTGTCATTTCCAAGAATACCATAAGAGGCACGTAGTTTTAAGAAATCAACTAAAGAAGAGTTTTTTAAAAAAGGTTCTTGTGAAACTACATAGCCCGCTGAAAAAGAAGGAAAAAACCCCCACCTTTTGCCTTCTGCAAATTGCTCTGAACCGTCGGCTCTAAAACTTGTTTCTAGCACGTATTTGTCATCATAAGCCCAGTTAATTCTACCAACAATACCTTGTCGGCCACTACTACCCGAATAGCCACTATTGTTGCGGTTGGCGGCAGCACCAAAGTTAATTTCGTCGATGGCTAGGGTATAGCCTTCACGAGAAGCATTCAAATAATTCCAAGCCTGTTTGGTTTGAGTATATAATAGTAAACCCGTAAAATTGCTTTTACCAATGGTTGTTTTATAGTTTAGGTGCGACTCCAAAGTAACAGCCTGTTCATCTAAATGATTTTGTACTAACGATGTAGGGCCTTTGTCAGCTTCTACAAAAGAGCCATCAGACACCCTGTTATAAAAAGGGATTTTGGTATAAGTCCAGTTTTTATTATCAGTAAATGTTTTATCATAAGAAGCAATAGCTTTGATAGAAAGTCCTTTAAGAAATGGCAATTGTTGTTCTAATTCCATACGCCCACGAAATGCTTGGATATTTCTTTTTCTATAGCCATTTTCGGGTAGTGTCAAATACGATGGGCCATTAGAATATTCGCCATTCGACCACTTGATAGGTGTTCTATTAGGTGGAATACCCGACATCCATCTAAAAACTTCTTCCGAGGCCACGTTGTTAGTTTTTTCATCTCTGCCCGACAAATCAAACGAAAGCTTGGTTGTACTAGTAACGTTGGCATCTATATTTGACCTAAAGTTGTATCGATTAAAGTCATTAGAAGGAATAATACCATCTTGTTTTAAATATCCCGCCGAAGTAGCATATCGTACCTTATCTGAGCCACCAGTAGCCGAAATAGAATAGTTACGAACCATGGCTGATTTTTTAAGAACCGAAAACCAGTCAGAATCAGGGTGTGTGTCTGGGCTTGAGTGAGTGCGGTATTTTTCTAGGTCGTTTTGCGAATACATAGGTTGTTTGCCATCGTTGGCCAAGGCTTCGTTGTAAAGCATAGCGTATTCGTAAGAATTCAAAAACTCAGGATTGCGTGTTCGCTCTTGTACACCAACATTAGCTGTAAAATCAATTTGCATTTTGCCCTCTGCTCCTCTTTTGGTAGTAACAAGAATAACCCCGTTACCAGCACGAATACCAAATACGGCCGCACTAGCTGCATCTTTTAAAATAGAAAAAGATTGGATTTCGCTAGAATTGAGCTGTGCAAAATCGCTTGACGAACGCACAATCCCATCAATTACATAGATTGGCGATGAATCACCAATTGTACCAATACCCCTAATCAAAATATTGGATGCGTCTTTGCCTGGCTCGCCCGAACGCTGTGTAGCGATAATACCCGCTGCCTGCCCAACCAAAGAGTTGCTTAGGTTGGGAGAAGGATTACTAGCAATGGCTTTTTGACTTACATCCGATACCGCCCCAGCTATCGTACTTTTCTTTTGAGTACCATAACCTACTACTACTACTTCATCGAGGTTACCAATATCGGCTTTTAATACAACATTCAGTGATGTTTGCTTACCAACAGCCACTTCTGCTTTGAGGTATCCTACAGAGGTAAAAACCAGTACGACATCTTCATTAGGAATACTGATTCTGAATTTTCCATTGGGGTCGGTTGTTGTTCCACGAGTCGTTCCTTTAATCTGGATACTTACACCAACGAGCCCCTCGCCTTTATCGTCGGTTACTGTACCTGTGATGGCCTGCTCGATAATTTCTTCTTTGGGATAAATACTGACTTTGGTTTCGGTAGAGGACCGATTTTTCCTTTTCAAAAGAATCTGTTGTCCCGAAACTTCATAATTGATACTTAGTGGCGACAAAAGGTCGGTAAGAACTTCTGCTAAAGGTCTGTCTTCAGCATCAATAGATACCCTTCTTTTCGAGTCGATCAACTCTGGACTATACATAAAATTGATACCTACAATTTTTTCAATTTTTTGCAAGACATCTTCTACCTCATCTTTTTTCAGATGCAGTGTCACCTTCTTGTTCAGCAAATCTTGTGCTTTAGTGTCGTGTGCCAATGAGAAACTCATACACAAAACAGATAAAGCAATTTGCAATAAACTGATTTTCATGATTTTTCGTAAAATTTGATACGATGGCAATTTTTTTTTCATACTTTTGGGTAATTTGTTAATTGGAACGAATTGGCAAAGGAATCCCCTCATCCATTTCTGGATGTTTGTGTCGAAGCAAAGTGGAGGGGACATTGGGGTGAATGATGCGTCAACATCATTCACCTTTTTTATTGTTTATGTATGTTTAAAAGTTAGTTACAGGGTTTTCCCGAAATAATAATTTGGCCATCTGTTATTTCATAGCTGGCATCTATAATCGTACAAATCCATTTAATTTTTTCATTCAAAGGTTCTGTACCCAATTTAGCGGTGATAGTACATTTGCTCATGACTTGCTCGTCGAATACAATATCTATTCCGTATTCTTTTTCCAGCTTTGTAAATACCTCGCTGACTGGCGTTGCATCAAATACAAGCGACTGAGCTTCATTTTTAAGTGCCAAAGCTGTAGGCGGAGCTTGTATTTCAGTTTTTGACAAGGTATTGTCATTGCGTTGATAAATTATTTGCTGATTAGCTGTTAGTACAACACCTGAAAGTTCTTTGTCATCGAGCTGCTGAATCGAGCCAAGCGTATTTTGTGTTATTACGGCTACTCTTCCTGTTTTTACCATCACCTTGACTTCTTCCAAATCATCGAAAGCTTTAATGGTAAAACTTGTTCCTAGTACCTTGGTGACAATATCTTTGGTAAATACCAAGAAAGGCTTTTGTGTATTTTTGGTTACTTCAAAAAAAGCTTCACCCAACAAAAAAACCTCTCGCTTTTGAGCATTGAATGAATCATAGTATTTTAGGCGGCTTCCTTTATGCAATACAATAGTACTGCCATCGGGCAGTACAACCAGTTTGTTGAGTTGTGTATTATTGTTAATCTCGGTAAAATGCTCTTTGTTATGCGATTGGGTTAAATGCTCTTCAAAGCTTATTTCTTGAGCTGTGGAGGTTTTTTTTTCGTTGAAAAACCACCATATTCCCAATACAAGCAATACAGATGCTGCTATTGCCCAATATTTATATACAGCTATAACCGCTGCTTGCTCGTCTTTTATGGGCAAGTTTTCCTCACGTTCACGTTCTTTGGCTATCGACAAAGCTCTAGTAACCTGATTGTCGATGTATTCGTTATTTAGCTCGATGGGTTTACCTTCCAAATTCAGTAGCAAAGAACGTAGTTGTTGTAACACTTCGGGCTTAACGAAGTTGGCTTCTGACCATTTATCCCAGAAAACCTCATTTTGATGACGATTTTCATAAACCCATTTTCTAAAAGAAGGGTCATTGAGTAATTCTTCAAAAGTTGTTTTTGTGTTCATAAAGCCTTTTAGGTTGTTGCATTTGATGTCTCCCCTTGCAGTTTCTATTGCTAACATCCCCAAACCTATGTTTGGATACTCGCTAAAAGACAATTTTTTTTAAATAAATTTATAAAAAAACAAAAAGAAGACAGAAAAGCTCTTTAGCTGCATATCCAGCATAGAAAAGGAATGATTATTTCCCAGTTTTCACGGAGTTTGATTAGGGCTCTTTGGATGATATTACTTACCGATTGCGGTTTGATTTGAAGCAGTAGAGCGATTTCCTCAACCCGAAGGTCTTGATAAAATCGTAGATAGAGGATTTCTCGTTGCCTTTCGGGCAACTGTTGTAGCGAGCAAGACACCTTCTGATGAATACTATTGAAAGCCTCATTTTCTATCAGCGAGGTTTCTGACGAATCTTCAAAGAGCGTATCATTGAAATTTTCTTCAAGCGGAATAGCCTTGAACGTTTGGAGTGTTTTGAATAGTTGATTTCTAAAAGCTTTGAGCAGATAAAACTTTACTGATTCAACTTCATTTAGCGAGCTACGACGAAGCCAGAGTTTGATGAGTAAATCCTGAATGGCATCTTCTATAATCTGGTTATTAGAAGTGAATTTACCGCCATAATGAACCAACGTTTTGTAGAACTGTTTAGAGAGCTGAGTAAAAGCCACTTCATCGCCTGCTCTAAAGTTGTTCCAGAGCATTTGTTCATTTAGTGATTGTGAGCTTTTAAGAGAGTTGGTCATATTTCAACTAAAAATTTACACGAAATAACCAACAATATCTAAAAATAACAATACTTTGATAGATTCTAGCTGTTTTGTCCCCTAATTATTACATAAAAATACCCGAATAGGGTAATTCGGGTATTTGACAGAAGTATTATTTCTTGCCTTTGGGCGTGTGGGTGCGAGCGTATTCGTCAAAAGAAAATTTACCTGAACCAGCAATCGCAAATATGATAAGTAAAATGAGAACAATCAACGAAAGCCAAAGCTCAGAATTGAGATAAGAGAAGCCATTGCGTAAGTTGGTAAAGAATACAGCAACAAATAGAATAGGAATTTGAAAAACTGAAGCCGTACGAGTCATACAGCCAATGGCAATCATTAAGCCACCAACCAAATGGGCAAAGGCTACATAGTGTACCGCCACAAAAGTCCAAGCATTGAAGTGTAGGCCTTCGACAAGATTTCCTAAATAGGTAGTGTCACCAATAAAACTAACTCCTTTGAGAAAGAGTAGAACCCCAAGCGAAATCCGTACGATGTCGAGCCATGCAGGGTGATGGGAGTCGCCCCAATGTTCTATTTGTTCGATAGTTGTCATAGCAGTAAAAGGTTTGATTTAGAGAAAGTTAGCGAAAAAAATATAGAAAGTCAAGACAATATGATACTTTTTCAGCAGGAGTAATAGAAGGTACAAAACAATGAGGAATAGCATAAAAACAAAGCGAGCCATAACCGTAGTTATGACTCGCTTTAAAGGACTGTATATTGGTGTTAATTACTTAACTTCAACTTCAGCACCAGCTTCTTCTAAAGATTTTTTCAAACCTTCAGCTTCTTCTTTAGAAACGCCTTCTTTGATAGCTTTTGGAGCTCCGTCAACTACTTCTTTAGCTTCTTTCAAGCCAAGACCAGTTAAGTCTTTCACCAATTTAACTACTGCCAATTTGTTAGCACCAGCAGCTTTCAAGATTACGTCGAAAGATGTTTTTTCAGCAGGAGCTTCAGCAGCATCACCAGCACCACCACCAGCTACAACTACTGCAGCAGCAGCAGCAGGTTCGATACCATACTCATCTTTCAAGATAGCTGCTAATTCGTTAACTTCTTTAACTGTTAAATTTACTAATTGTTCAGCGAATGCTTTTAAATCTGCCATTTTATTAAGAGATTTTAATTGTTTACGATTTTGATTATTATACTATATGCGTTTATTGTACTTGGAAGCCTTTATAAATTTGAGCTTACCTAAGCAAGCATCAAATTGGTTATTAACCTTCTCTTTCCGATAAAGTTTTCAAGATACCTGCCAATTTGCCGCCGCTGCTTTGAAGAGCAGAAACAACGTTTTTCGCAGGAGATTGCAACAATCCAATGATGTCGCCAATCATTTCTTGTCTTGACTTCACGTTTTCAAGAGCTGCCAATTGATCTTCTCCGATAAACAAGCCACCTTCAATAGAAGCACCTTTGAAACGGATTTTATCTTTACCAGCTTCCTTCTTGAAATCTTTGATCAATTTTGCAGGAGTCTTAGGATTTTCAGGAGAGAAAATCACACCAGACATTCCTTTTAAAACTGTATCATTGAAAGGAGTATAGTCAGTTCCTGTAGTTTCAAGAGCCTTAGCAATCAAAGTATTTTTTACGATACGATACTCTAAGCCACGTTGAAAACAAAGTCTTCTGAATGCGTTTACTTCTGCAACGGTCAACCCAGCGGTATCAGTGATGTAGAAGTATGGAGTAGCAGCGAACTTTTCGCTCAACTCTCCAATAATTACTGCTTTTTCTTCTTTAGTCATGATTACAAACCGTTAACTGTTGCTTTATCAATTTGAACACCTGGAGACATCGTAGAAGACAAGTTGATTGACTTCACGTATGTTCCTTTAGCTGAAGATGGCTTCAATTTTACCAATGTATTGATAAGTTCTTGAGCGTTTTCAGCCAATTTAGCAGGGTCGAAAGACACCTTACCAATTGAAGTATGGATGATACCAGTTTTGTCAACTTTGAAGTCGATTTTACCAGCTTTCACTTCTTTAACAGCTTGTCCAACCTCCAAAGTAACTGTTCCTGATTTAGGGTTTGGCATCAAACCACGAGGGCCTAAAACACGACCTAAACGACCGATTTTAGCCATTACAGTTGGCATAGTGATGATTACATCAATATCAGTCCAACCTTTCTCGATTTTTTGGATATATTCGTCCAACCCAACGAAGTCAGCACCAGCAGCTTTTGCTTCTTCCTCTTTGTCAGGAGTGCAAAGTACCAATACAC
The DNA window shown above is from Flectobacillus major DSM 103 and carries:
- the rplJ gene encoding 50S ribosomal protein L10; this translates as MTKEEKAVIIGELSEKFAATPYFYITDTAGLTVAEVNAFRRLCFQRGLEYRIVKNTLIAKALETTGTDYTPFNDTVLKGMSGVIFSPENPKTPAKLIKDFKKEAGKDKIRFKGASIEGGLFIGEDQLAALENVKSRQEMIGDIIGLLQSPAKNVVSALQSSGGKLAGILKTLSEREG
- the rplA gene encoding 50S ribosomal protein L1 is translated as MAKLTKKQKEALSKYDSTQAYSLTKAAEILKEISYTKFDSSVDIDVRLGVDPRKADQMVRGVVALPHGTGKDVRVLVLCTPDKEEEAKAAGADFVGLDEYIQKIEKGWTDIDVIITMPTVMAKIGRLGRVLGPRGLMPNPKSGTVTLEVGQAVKEVKAGKIDFKVDKTGIIHTSIGKVSFDPAKLAENAQELINTLVKLKPSSAKGTYVKSINLSSTMSPGVQIDKATVNGL